From the Triticum urartu cultivar G1812 chromosome 4, Tu2.1, whole genome shotgun sequence genome, the window CAGGACCGTGAGGAGCACAGGTAGGCGAGCGGCGACGCATGGCTGGACGCGGTCACGGTCGCGGTGACCGCGGCCACTGGATGAAGACCGGGCAGCGCGAACAACGACCTACGGCGGTGAAACGAGTAGAGGGAAGAGGAGGGCGGACGACGGCTCACCGCGTGGCTAAGAAAAGCCCTTGACGGCTTTGTAGCACAGGGGAGGCGACGAACGGAGCGGTGAAGCTCCGGTGATCTGAGGTGGAcggaggttgaagaagacgacgTTCTGGCACTTTGGTGGAGGCCAGCTCGTGTCCGTTGGCGTAGGGGGCGTAGCGTTCGACGACGGAGCTCGTGGACAACCTCCTAGAGCGCGGGGACGACGAAGAGCGCACGGGCGAGGTCGGTCGTGGTGGCTGCGGTTCGCCCGAGCTCTAGTTCAAGAGAGGGGGGCAAAAGGAGGGGGAGAAGTGGCTGGAGGTTCGTTCGGGGTCGAGGGAGATGCCCTTATCCCCTCCCAGGCGCCCCGTAGAGCCAGGCGTCGGCCAtccggccatggcgccgccggATGGCTGCCACGCACTGACTGTGCCTCTATAGCTGGAAGTTAGGGATAGGCCAAGTGGGTTGGGCTGGCTAGCTCCTGTTCATAGTGGGCCAAATGTGCACAGTGCAATTTTAGTTTTTTACTTTTCTGTAAAAAGATAGCTACTACTTTCTATTTATCTCAGTGTCCAAACCAATTTAGTTCTACACGATATCTTACATATAATTCAAATGGAATATTTTGGATGCTACACACAAGgtttcatttttatttggaaaagTTTATATAATTGTTTATTTTGAAAAGGGCATTTTATTTGTTGTTGGAGCATTTATTAATTTTCTAGGGATTAATTGGTGAGTCAAGGTTCAACATGTTAAATGATCAGGGGAATTTATACTAAAATTTGAACAATTTAGTTTTATACTTTGAATAAATAAATATTTGACTTGAAATTTAAATCTGAAATTTACTTTGATTTTAGACAAGTGGCCATTTGCATAGTAACCATGATGACATGGCCACCATTAGAGAGAAATTACTGTTGCATGATTCCCGGGGTGTTTCATTGTGCCATAATTTGATTTCTACACATACCCCTATGAACCTATCATGACTTCTACGTCCGATCTCCTATTTGGACTACACTTATATCATTCTTGATCTTCTCAGAGAGGGATATCCAATGGTGAGCTCCAATCTTTAAATTGATCTCATGTTCCTATGGGTTCGAGCCAATCCATGTGATCCTTACTATTTTATTCCTTgtgccacttttgagcgtcaacacaACCATTGCGAGAAGGTGCAAGGGGCAGAGGTGTTTCTGAGGGCGGCACAACTATGAGGAGTTGCAAGGGAATGCCGGAGAGGGCTGCTAGCGTCAGCATTGTCGAAAGGTGAGGGCGAGGGCGGCTGTGCATGCACCTGAAATTTCTTCCTGCAGTTGGCAACGGTGGAAAGGGGCCTCCTTCTCCACCATTAGGATAAGGGGCTCGCTGTGGGACACTGAGTTTCTGCTCGTGAGCAAGGTCGAATGCTCCTTCATGAACAACAAAATATAAAAGCAAACAAAACATAAAAATCTGTTTTTTGGCAGCAAATAGATAAATTGGTCTACATACGTGCACGTTCTCGTGAAGAAAAACATTTCTAAATGCTCTGGGTAAAAACTGATTCtccaaaaaaaatattttttgaatGCATTTTGGAGCATTGCTTTTTGTTTTTCCCCAGAATGTTTAGAAGTGTTTTTTATTCATGAAAAATTGCACATATGTATACAGCTAGCCAATATTTGATGCCAACAAAATCATCATTTTTTATTTGGTTTTCTAAGTTTTACTGCTCTTCAAGATGCATTTGAGTTCGTGAACAAAAGTACACTTTTCGTCCCAGTTAAAATTTTGATACCttctactcccttcgttcctaaatataggtctttttagatatttaaaaaaacttatatttaggaacaaatAGAGCattatattatattatatatatagCCTCGTACAGGGTCTCTGCCTGAGACATTTTTTTACATGTAGAgccaaaaaattatatatgtgCCTTGTTTAGGGATTGTTTCTGAAGACGCTCTAAGAGCATGTCTAGTAAATCCCAAAAAAGTGGTTAAACTACTAAATTTACAGTTTTGATCGAAAAAGACGCACCGAATAGATCTCGTAAACGGGATCCTGAAAAATATTTTCTAGATCCCTGAATATTATCATCTACATATTCCATAGTTACAGTTTTGAAGTCAATTTTTGAGGTGAACAGGAAACGAGTCAACGCTCGCGTTTGCGCCGGCACCGACAAATTCCGAGCTCGATTCCACGACGAGGAGACTCGATTCCGGCTCAATATTCGATTTCCAGTGTGAAGGTTTGATATGACCAATTTCCTACGAAATCGTTGCCTGTTTAAGCACCTTCATGAAAGCATCTCGATGGCCAAGCCGCCCATGGGAGCACCTCCACTGGAGGAGGCGAGGAGGCCATCGCTGGGAGAGCTAGGCGAAGGCCCGAGCCAGGCGGGAGTGGCCGTGCTCACAATCCATGGAAGCTCCCCCATGACAATACCTCCACGGGAGGAGGCGGGAGAGCCCAGTGTTAGGAGGGCCAGGCGAGGGCCCGAGCCGGGTGGGGGCGGCGATGGGAGCCGGAGCGCTTTATCGAGCGGCGCTTAGCTCGTTGGGGAAGATGAAGAAAAAAATTACGGTATGCTTTTACAACATTTGTTTTGCACGGACCGTGACACCGTAAAATCGTTTTCAGAGATGGCAACGTGTTTTCATTTTTTCCAGGATTCGCTAATATTATAAGATGAACGATCAGAGCTGTAAACAAAATGAAGACGACAACCTGGATGTCAcgaggtactccctcctttccggtttataaggctcaatttaaaaatctcaccaaccaagatagatgatgagtggtagaatattttttgtagtttgcaatatcacccaattaatgcttttgttttcctcaaaaaattatgtttacgaatgcattaattgcaatgcatgcattggtcagttttctcttaatacttgcatgaaatgatttaatgcaccttgaagtttgaacatgtgatgggaaacagccaaattgagccttataaaatgaaaaaactaaaattttgagataaacCTTATAAATCgaaaaaggagggagtatatcaCTTCTACCAGAGCTGTAACAAAATAAAGACGACGGCCTGGATGTCATAGGTATATCACTTTTTTTTTTCTTATAGAAGTACTCCTAGCCAAGTACATAGGCGTGGAGAGGAAAAAAAGAGAGTAAGATTATACAGAACGAGAAAACTATATATCGGTCTTATCGAAGCACCGTAGTAAAAGAAAGCCCGATCTCTCTATCTCTCCCAACCCAAACCCTAACCCTCGAATCGAAGCAACCAGCCGGCGGCGATGGGGCAGGGTTCTCCAGGCGGCATGGGCAAGCAGGGCGGTCTCCCCGGTGACCGCAAGCCGGGCGACGGTGCCGCCGGCGacaagaaggacaagaagttcGAGCCCCCCGCCGCACCGTCGCGCGTGGGGCGCAAGCAGCGGAAACAGAGGGGccccgaggcggcggcgcggctgccCCCCGTGGCGCCGCTCTCCAAGTGCCGCCTCCGCCTTCTCAAGCTGGACCGCGTCAAGGACTACCTTCTCATGGAGGAGGAGTTCGTCGCGAGCCAGGAGCGGCTGCGCCCCAGCGAAGACAAGACGGAGGAGGACCGATCTAAGGTCGACGACCTCCGCGGCACCCCTATGAGCGTTGGCTCGCTCGAGGAGATCATCGACGAGAGCCACGCCATCGTCTCGTCCTCCGTTGGGCCTGAGTACTATGTCAGCGTACTCTCGTTCGTCGACAAGGACCAGCTGGAGCCGGGATGCTCCATACTGATGCATAACAAGGTACGAATCTGTAAAATCTGCATTTATCTGATGGACTCGAACATGGATTAGAATTGAATAGTTTTGACCGCGAGAAAACCTAGGGCGAGTTCAGATTAGTGTTTTGTTGTGATGCTGGTAATTTCCTTGGTTCTAGAGGCTTTTGATAAGATAGCATTTGTGAAGGGAGGCTGACAACATTGGAGTGAGGTAGAACTGATCCAATTGGAACGGTAACATTTGTGAAGGGAGGCTGACAATATTGTAGTGAGTTAGAACTCGGGGCATTTTGATGACATTGGGACTTGTGGGGTGGGGCCATGGGGCGAAACATCGGAATTGAGATGAAACTTGTTGCGTACGTGCTGAACCGTGACACGTGATTTGATTATATATATATGAAGATATCTATGCATGAACTGCACTATAGTTtgtaatactccctccgttcctaaataagtccttttagagatttcaatatggactacatactgagcaaaatgagtgaatctacactgtaaaatatgtgtatatacatccgtatgtagtccgtattgaaatctctaaaaagacttatatttaggaacggagggagtacaatgctTATGTTGTCTCTGCAAACTTGTTTTGTTTCATTGCTAAGTGTCATTTCCTTGATTTCTTTAGGGATATTTTTTAACTTATATAGTTGGATAAGTACCAACCTTGTCTGTCTATCTATATATGATGCTGACCACTTTCTGGCCTGAATATTATCACAAACGATCGTCAACAATTGACAGTTGCAAAAGCAAACACCTGTTCACCTTAACTCCATATTCAAACTTTAAAGCAAAATTTCTGTTATTGCTTTCTTAACGAACACTATGATCACCATTAAATGCAGTAATTTTCTTGCAGTATTTCTCTTTGTAGTATGTGTTTTCCTTTAATCTTTGTTTGTGTCTTCAGCTCTTATATTCTTTGTGTGGTTAATAATGATATATTTCTACTGGTGTTTAGATTTATTTCCAATGGGTGCATCTCTAGATCTTCAGTTTCATTCCAATTTTAATATCTCAATGCACTTTTATATGAACAGAACAATTATAGGTCTGTTTGATGCGACTCATTTAGAACTTTATTGAGAAGCAAACTTGATATCATTTCTGTCAGGTTCTCTCGGTGGTTGGAATTTTGCAAGATGAAGTTGATCCTATGGTTTCTGTCATGAAAGTTGAGAAGGCACCTTTGGAGTCTTATGCTGACATTGGTGGTTTGGATGCCCAAATTCAAGAGATCAAAGAGGCAGTGGAACTTCCTTTGACACATCCTGAGCTATATGAGGACATTGGGATCAGGCCTCCGAAGGGAGTCATACTATACGGGGAACCTGGAACAGGGAAAACTCTACTTGCAAAGGTTTGTGCCTTTTTATCCTTTCCACTGGGCAAAGATTCCATATTTTGCTTCACTTAAGCATCTTTTCCACTAATAAATTAGTGAACCCGCTAAAAGCTTGTTAAGCACGTTATTATGTCTTTTGTAATAGTGCAACTTTATCTTATTGTATAAAATTGTGGCAGGCTGTTGCCAATTCTACATCAGCAACATTCTTGCGTGTTGTTGGGAGTGAGTTGATCCAGAAGTACCTTGGTGACGGACCCAAGCTTGTAAGAGAACTGTTTAGGGTGGCTGATGATCTGTCTCCTTCAATTGTCTTCATTGATGAGATCGATGCAGTTGGAACAAAGAGGTAAGATATACCACGTATTTGAAGTTTACTCTAGGATGGTTATTCTTCTTTGTACCCCAAAAAGAAAGATGGTGGAGTTCCCGTGAAAAATGAATTGAATCGAGTTGTTTTTTGTTATAGTTATCAATGAGTTGAATCAAGTTGTTATTTGTTATAGGTATGATGCTCATTCAGGTGGTGAGCGTGAGATTCAGAGAACCATGTTGGAGTTGTTAAATCAGCTCGATGGTTTTGATTCAAGAGGAGATGTAAAGGTTATTCTAGCCACAAACCGCATTGAGAGCCTTGACCCAGCTTTGCTTCGACCAGGCCGAATCGACAGAAAGATTGAATTTCCATTACCAGATATTAAAACACGACGGCGTATCTTTCAGGTGCTTTTCTTCTAAATATTTAGCTCTACTAGGTGTTTGTTTGGAACCTGTGTTTGTTCTTACCTAGTGTTTTATTGGTGCAGATACACACTGCTAAGATGACATTGGCAGAAGATGTGAACCTAGAAGAGTTTGTGATGACCAAAGATGAGTTTTCTGGTGCTGATATCAAAGCCATTTGTACTGAAGCTGGATTGCTTGCCTTAAGAGAGCGCAGGATGAAGGTAAGACATAGTTGCTCTGCGGATCAGATCCCTTGCTCTTTCTTATATCCCAACCTTCTAAGCTAACTATGAATTGTGACATGGGGTGAAGGAACGATAGTAATCCAAGACATTCTGTTGATCTTTCCTGGATAGTTTACTTGACCAGGGTGGTATTTCTATTTTCTTACGTTAAAAAACATAACTGGATGCCCCTCAAAAGGAATAGAACATGGCTGGAGTTTTGATTTCGCATGTTTTACATTTCCTGCTCCTTCCTATGTTTTGATTTCACATGTTTTACATTTCCTGCTTCTTCCTTTCTATTTATAGGTGACACATGCTGACTTCAAGAAGGCCAAAGAGAAGGTAATGTTCAAGAAGAAGGAAGGTGTACCGGAGGGGCTGTACATGTGAGACTGTTCACCCCTCTCGCCGCCAGCATTACCTCCTGGTTCGCATGGTTGTGTAATACTGGAGGATTGGAGTTTGTGTTTTGTTTAAAATGGTTGGAGTTTTACTTCCCTCTACCTACATTTTATTCAGCAATCCCCAACTTAAAACAGCCCTCCAAACAGTGTACTGCGACCACTTGAAATGCTTGATGAATCAAGGTCTTAGTGGTTCAAATGGTGGTTGCTCTGCGAGTTTTGGTCGGAAGGCAGATCTTTATATCGGTAAAATGCAGAATCCTGATGGCGTGAAATGAACTattgatttattttcttattcCGAGACTAGACCAATGCTTAACAAAAAATGTCGTTTTATCTCATATATCTTCTACAAATCACTGCCATCTTTTTAGACGAGCTCCTAAAAGTTTTCTCAGAAACATTTCATAGTGTTACTTGTCATCGCAAACAGAAAACTTATATATATTAAAGTGAAAAGGATTAGCGTATTTTTTGCTACGCGGATGGATGCGGACGCCGACGGCTTGCATCCTTGGTCCTATTGTTCACGGTCATGTAATTGAGACGTCTTGACTTAGGTTAAAAAGGACATCGTAATTGAGACGTGGAGGTCTCTTGCGTTAACATTCTCAGGCTAAATTGTTTTTTCTTGGGGAGTTGCGAGATAGGGAATTTCATCAGTTAGATGAGTCACAACGCGATGCTACGAACGACCTGTACGACAAGAAATGTCCCTCTCAACTGCCAAAAGCGATGCATGTATAATGAACGGTCCATGTCCTTGTAATCTGACAGTCGGTCCTGGGACGATGCACAAGCCAATTTGTGCACCCAATGCACCGGTGGATTCTGGGCCCTTAGATGAAAAAGAAACGGGCTAGATTCTGGTCAAAAGTTGGACTATGACTTTTTTGTGGAGACAACCTTGTACTTTGTAGAAATTAACCCGCACGCCACAGCCGACACTCCCATCAGAAATCTGCATGTTTATTTTTTTGGCCAAACACAAAACGATTCATATATTTTGAACCAAATGTTTGATTTTAGATCCGTTTTGACTGTCATTATGTTCTTGACGAGATCTTTGAAATAAGATCAATATTGAATATGTTTCCAACAaatgtttttttttttttttgctttttgaAACTTGATTCAAAACTTGATGTAATAGAAGCATGTTGCACGTGAGACCGACGTGTGAGAGAGGTGGATGTTTCTCATACACAAATTACAAAACTTGTAAAAAAATCAGTCAAGTTTCGAGTTAAGTTCTAAAAggcaaaaaaatatgaattttcaAAAATATACCTAATATTAATCTTGATTCAAAGATCTCGTCAAAACAAAGAAGGCAGTCAAAACGTTTCCGAAATCAGACAATTCGTTTAACATATATGATCCCTTTTTTGTACGAAGCAAAAAAATTAAACACACAAAAGTTATTTAGAGGAGAAGGAGATGTGGGTCGATTTTGATAAAATAAAAGGACTGTTCTGCAATGTTTCAACAATCCACCTACCAACCGGGTCATATCCCTTTGTTTTCCATCCAATGGCTCATATAGCCACGGAGCATTCGGTGCATGAATTAAGCTGGTGCACCTGAAACGTTCTCCATCGGCACAAGCACTAGTGGAATAAAAAATTAACAACACGAGGAGCAGCGAAGATAACTTCCGCAACATGATCGAGCGCCCTTCCGGTGCCAGCAGTACAATCAGTCTCCACGCACGATTTATCAACGTCTAGCTTCCCCGTTCCGCAGTCGGGTGTCAAACTCAAATACGTTCTGCTATCTTTTTCGTTTTGTCATGTTGGTCCTCACCGTCAGAGGCCACATGTGAACGTGCAACGGACGAGGGCTGTCGAGGATGAGGACCCCTTCCACACAACATACTAGTAATTGTTAATTCGcaaaccaacatgtggttggacgGTTAAagggacagtggtatccccagtCCAGCAGGATTCAAATCCCGGTcctcgcattattcctggatttgTTTCAGAATTTTCGGCGATGCGCTTTCAATGGGAGAAGACGTTTTCGTCAACGGCGAggtgcctacggtgacttcgtagatgatatgccggctcaatCTCTCAAAGATGCTCATaagggtagggtgtgcgtgtatGATTCACAGGGGTTAGTATATGCATGTGTATACGAGCGCTTATGTCTGTATTAATATTAAAAATAGTAATTATTAATTCTTATAGGACGGAGATTATAACGATTATGAAGGTtataagggcatatttatccctaaggtgttttcgtgattgatgacaatgcgtttgcggactaatcgtgtgccttgagtatcccagacatttcatcgctaggcacaagatGGTTGGGTGCCTctcgaagactgttgaagacggcgtcttttctatgttcctttttggtggatttgagtcgtaggaaagccgtactattaagagggggtccgcatcggaaaggtttgggtggaatcatcccGTACACGTTTCTTCCTAGTCCCCTCCTTTCCCCTGCACCTTGGAGCTTCCTACGTTGTTATCTCGTCACCTTGTTTCTTGCTGTTGTGTTGgctcgcggtagtactgctcccaggtgagcggtagtaccgtaggcaccagcggtagtaccatgctgtggagcggtagtaccgctcctttgGAGCTGCACTACCATGGCCCTCCAAACTAGTACCGCTCCctcgcggtagtaggggcggatgtaattttttacattcgtgcctaccacggtagtaccgcatcccttccacggtagtaccgtgcttagctgtcaggcggtagtaccgccccctctgcGGTCGTACTGTGTCGGGATTTTGCTTCTTCCGTTTTtcagcggaagtaggcacggatgtttCCTTATCCGCACTCTTCCCAGGCTAGAGGGTTCCTGCCttacggtagtaccgcaagggggagcggtagtaccgcgcctgcggaagtaccgccctcaGCACTTGTGCTACTGGTCTGCCCTAGCTGTTGCTGGTGCAGCGATAGTACCGCGGGCCTGCACGGTTGTACCACGTgaccttgcggtagtaccgcttggcagcaagcggaagtaccgcgtggccctgcggtagtaccgctggcctggtgcggtagtaccgctggccgcggactggtaggtggataacggttggatctttgtccCTCACTATAAAAGGAGTCCCCTTTTTTCCCATTGACCtatctcttccaaccctaagcttcattgttgctctaagctccattttcgctcgatctcactccctagccaatcaaacttgttgatttgctcgggagtggttgagaaggcctcgatccacacttccaccaagagaaatttgatttcccccactaatcccttgcggatcttgttactcttgggtgtttgagcatcctagacggttgaggtcaccgcggagccatagtccattgtggtgaagcttcgtggtgtcgttgggagcctccaattgagttgtggagattgccccaaccttgtttgtaaaggttcggtcgccgcctccaagggcaccaatagtggaatcacggcatctcgcattgtgtgagggcgtgaggagaatacggtggccctagtggcttcttgggagcattgtgcctccacaccgctccaacggagacgtacttcccttcaaaaggaaggaacttcggtaacacatcctcgtctccaccggctccactcttggttatctcgtacctttacttgtgcaagcttatttgtgttatatctcttgcttgcttgtattcctatccttgttgcatcatataggttgctcacctagtttcATATCTAGACAATCTACTTtcatgcaaagtttaaattgttaaagaaaagctaaaaattgtcagttgcctattcaccccctctagtcaaccatatcgatcctttcaattggtatcagagcctcgtctctttattaaggactttaccgtccgaagagtatggttgataccgtagacggtgtggaggaacactccggtgtgaatccgatctcgtctacgggcgatgggggaacctcggtctctcgtgaggagttcaatgtggccttggagacattgaaaacctccatgacgaccgaggttgaaagcatgtttactaaattccttgaagggcttaaactatccaccgcaccgttgaaagtgggtaatcccaccgacaaggtgacggatgctacctCCGATAAGGGGGAGCTAGtggtgaaaaggctccttcttctagtggtaagaatggcgcccgcatctttgctcatgtggaaccaccacttttTTATGGTGGACtgattccttccactcatttgaatcatgccggtcctccccctaagattgtgaaaaatgaggactttgattcttgggtttaccgctttaaacgtcatttaaatcatgtgaacactaataTTTGGACAATCATTGAAGAAGGGttctatccgcatgatccaagcaacttcactcctcgagaagccgcggataatcaattcaatgaaaatgctctcttcatcattcaagatgcaattccacccgaagatctacctcatcttcggcccttcgccttggccaaataCGCATGGatttgtgttgtctctctctaccggggaagcgcaagcattcaatgctccaactatgaagtggtgcaagatgaggtcgatgagtttgcaatgaaagaagatgaagaacctcgtgagcattatcggagagtaaccaaacttgcagtctcactccgagatcacgggagcaaggatgacaattggatcaagcgcaaattcctcaaggcaatgatgccctaccacaaggccatgtcctccatcattcgtcaaaggccggacttccacactttgacctcaagcgaagtgttggatgagtttgtggccatgaacattttggacaagaccgtcgacaatgcggtgcttcgttctcaaagggcaaagaagcccaaccttgcattgaaggccaagctctgcgttgaagaagaagaagaggaagaagaggagagcaaccccgaagatacaaagtatgcatatcatgaacacatggcactcgcttcaaggcaattttggagaaagaaaaactcaaggccaaactttaacaaaaacaactcaagtggaacgaagagcaagcaacatgtaagaacttgctacaattgtgacaatgtgagtcattttgttgcggagtgcccgtatgagaagagggaagacaatggtggcaagctcatccgaaaggacaaggccaagtcgttccccaacaagagcaacttcaccaagaagactcctcccaaggcattggtggtacaagaagagtacaatgaggatgatgacgatgatgaagatggcgagtCGGCTGCCATGGCCTcagttgccattgcgacgactccacgggtgtctctcttcgactcacccaatgagagcatcaccgccaagtgcctcatggctaaagccaccaacaaggtaaacCCCAatatcaaaactaccatcattaatcatccttcttcgacggatagcattgatgaacatgagggagctaatgtggagggaatgagtttgaggcctttatgggcaaacttaagggtaaatccaagaagcactttgttgctctcttggaacaacttggtgaagccaatgacatgatcgaggctcacgaagataccatcactaagatggaagggcatagtcgtgactatgccgataagatttcggatctttccaatgctcttgaggaagagcatggtcttcgtttggctcttgaggagtcacacaacgctgatcatgctaagttaaagaaagattatgatcatgctctcattgtttctcatgtgccaaactccgagaaggccgaacttgaggttgatcttgctaaactcaaagaggagtttgatctacttaacaaggctcacaaggtcttgaagggtgctcatgctagcctcaaagagtctcatgatcaacttcaagtaaagctaaccaaggaaaaagccacttttcctcgtgtgatgttaattgataatgcaaatgctactaacccatgttgtgagcatgtgcgtcttgttgaggagaatgctaAGCTAAAGatgcaacttgagagaggtcttgcgacttgcatacaaggcaagaagaacctcaacgacctcttgatcaatcaaaagggagttgtggccaaggaaggggttgggtacgtgcccgagtccaagaacaagaagaagaatgacaagaccaaacgacctcctcctctcatgcaaacttttgtgaaggagggagagagtgcttcCAAGGAGAAGAATAACAATACGAAGGGTGGCGGTGTCAAACAGGGCAATGCCAGTTCTCCCATCAAAGCCGGTGACTTTAATCCATCTTATATGTtttgtcgtgctagtgatgggcatgtctatgccaaattcgttggttctcctcatgagtacattgaatggtctatttgggttccaaagacccttgttactaacat encodes:
- the LOC125551955 gene encoding 26S proteasome regulatory subunit 4 homolog, translated to MGQGSPGGMGKQGGLPGDRKPGDGAAGDKKDKKFEPPAAPSRVGRKQRKQRGPEAAARLPPVAPLSKCRLRLLKLDRVKDYLLMEEEFVASQERLRPSEDKTEEDRSKVDDLRGTPMSVGSLEEIIDESHAIVSSSVGPEYYVSVLSFVDKDQLEPGCSILMHNKVLSVVGILQDEVDPMVSVMKVEKAPLESYADIGGLDAQIQEIKEAVELPLTHPELYEDIGIRPPKGVILYGEPGTGKTLLAKAVANSTSATFLRVVGSELIQKYLGDGPKLVRELFRVADDLSPSIVFIDEIDAVGTKRYDAHSGGEREIQRTMLELLNQLDGFDSRGDVKVILATNRIESLDPALLRPGRIDRKIEFPLPDIKTRRRIFQIHTAKMTLAEDVNLEEFVMTKDEFSGADIKAICTEAGLLALRERRMKVTHADFKKAKEKVMFKKKEGVPEGLYM